In Pannonibacter sp. XCT-53, the sequence ACTCCGAAGCCGGTCAGGTCGAAGGCGCCGGATCCGGCCGGATCGGCCTTGGCGAACAGCTCGCCGCGCACCCGGTCGAATTCCTCGCGGCTGACCTTGCCGTCCGCGTCCGTGTCGAACCGGTCGAACAGGCCGGCCATCATCGGGCCGCCGGCGCCGCGTCCCATCATGCCACCCCGGTCATGACCACGATCAGGGCCGCGTCCACGCGCGTCATCTGCCTCGCCGCCGCCGCGCGGGCCCATCGGCACCATCGCCAGCGTGCCATCGTCGTCGCGGTCGAGACGGGCAAAGAGGCGGGCCGACAGGGTGTCGAATTCCTCGCGCGTCACCTTGCCGTCGCCGTCGCGGTCGAGGCGCTGGAACGCGCGGATGCGCATCGGCTCGGCCTCCACGAGCCGGAACGCCCGGAACTCGTCGAGCGTCACCTTGCCGTCGGTGTTGGCATCGGCGCGGGTGAAGCGGTCGGTCGCGGCCCTGGACACCTCGTCCTGGGTCAGGGCGCCGTCCTTGTCGAGGTCGAACTGCTCCAGCATCATGCGGGGGCCGCCCCGGTCCCTGCCACCCCAGCCCATGCCGCCGTCATCGGCCAGCACCGCGCCGGCAGCCACGAGGGTGAGGGTGGCAGCGACAGAGGCAAGGGCAATCGTCCTGAGCGTCTTCATGCAACGTCTCCTTCATGAGGGTCAGCAAGCCGTCGTTGCTTGCGATGACCCGACCATAGACCCGGCCCCCGCGCCGAATTAGGACCGGAACCGGACGCAAGTGTCGCCAGCTGTGACGTGTCCGGCCGGTTGCGACAGGCTGTTACACTTTGCCCTCCCGCCCGCCGGCATTTGGGATTACCTAGGATCGGGACAGGTGCCGCCGGCCGGCCCGGGAGGCAGGGGCCGCGCCGGCATCTGGGCAAGGACAGGACCGCGAGGCCCTGCCGATGAGGACAGGCGATCGAGGACAGGCCTGCGAGAACAGGCCCGTGAGGACATGACAGAACCAAGCCCCCATATCCTCGTGGTCGACGATCACCGCGACATCCGCGAGACGCTGGCGCGCTATCTGGTCAAGAACGGCTACCGGGCGAGCACGGCCGA encodes:
- a CDS encoding EF-hand domain-containing protein, with protein sequence MKTLRTIALASVAATLTLVAAGAVLADDGGMGWGGRDRGGPRMMLEQFDLDKDGALTQDEVSRAATDRFTRADANTDGKVTLDEFRAFRLVEAEPMRIRAFQRLDRDGDGKVTREEFDTLSARLFARLDRDDDGTLAMVPMGPRGGGEADDARGRGPDRGHDRGGMMGRGAGGPMMAGLFDRFDTDADGKVSREEFDRVRGELFAKADPAGSGAFDLTGFGVIFADLGEPRLVRMFQDLDANGDLAITAEENATRTAGLVRALDANEDGVVTRADFRKMKRDGRHGKDERGNGRHHAQAGESGPGHDGKGPHRPGRGGQDTVDN